The Branchiostoma floridae strain S238N-H82 chromosome 3, Bfl_VNyyK, whole genome shotgun sequence genomic sequence CTGTTTAGATAATGAGGTTTCAAGGTTTAATTGCTAGAccacaattgtttttttttttctatatcatcAACATCctatgtacttttatgttacatttatgattaaatattcataatcatgctcacttgatgacgtcatggtcaaaatccaagatggcgaactTTGTCAGTAGCGACAgtaaacatgttatttttacaaaAGTTCCGTcagcatattttttttgtacaaaacacATTTGTATGAACCCTTTAATCCACTTCTATTGGGTTTTAGGCTTTTGGGTTATATGTACAAAAGAATACATCTTCTGTAACTGATCGTTTGTCCCTTTTTTACAGATTCGTGCTACCACTCCAATGGCGTTGACaatgacaaaatatgatattacTCATTATTTCTAGATGAATATGTAGAGTGGGTGGGTAGGTATGACCGTCCGAGATGAATAACACGGAATGTAGACAGGATATAGTTATGATTGACTTTAATTCTTCGAGTCCTTGGGTCTATAAGAATGAGTCAGATTTTCAAAACGGATCATTCCCCCTTACTGGAACAGCATCCTCTCTCTCTATCGCATCTCAATCCGCCCTTATCATTTTCTACGGAGCCGCCACGTTTCTGTCACTAGTAGGAAACTCTATGGTAGTACTAGTGCTTACCAGAGATGCCCTGAAACGGACAGACCTAAACGTGTATCTCATAAACTTGGCGTTCGCGGATATCACCATGGCAGTGTTTTGCATGCCGTTTAGTTTTACCGAAGTTATGCTGCAGGGGTGGATATGGGGAGAAGTAATGTGTCCTCTGGTAAGATTCTCACAGCAAACAAGCGTGCTAGTGAGCATCTTTACCCTCGTGACGATCGGAGTTGATCGTTACTACGGCGTGGTGCACCCCCTGATGATTCGGGTGACGAAGACCAGGGCCAGGCTGATCGTGGTATTGATCTGGGTGCTGTCGTCCGGCCTGGCCATCCCCCAGTTGGTCGTCTCCCGACAGGTGGTCTACAGTAACGGCGACGTGAACATGTGCGAGGAGATCTGGGCCAACAATTACGAGTTCGGCTACACCATCGCCTTCATGATCGTGTCCTACGCCCTGCCCGTGGTGGTCCTGTGCGGCACGTACCTCCGGATCGGTACCGAGCTGTGGGGCAAGGCACCGGCAGATGTCGGCCGGATCGACGACAACAACCAAGCACGCCAACGGAAGAAGGTAACTCATTTCAAGATCGTAAGCAACATCCAGCTGTTAGATCCGGGATTCTTACTGGGAATATCGCATAATATAAAGCTAGAGACAACGTGACACTTAAAGGTCTTTATGATTTACCTTTTAATTGGGATATTGCTAAAATACTGAATAATGAGTAGTCTCAAAGGTCTAGGAACGCATGTGCATGTTAGCGAGTATGGTGCATTATGGTCTGGATAAAAGTTCAAGAGCTCTTTGCTTGTTGACAAGTTCTGGTTGTCTAAACATGGTTGTCTAGACGTTCTTTGGCTACACAAGATGACACTAGTTTGATCTAATTTGGAATTGTTCTGGCAAATGGTCGCGAG encodes the following:
- the LOC118412027 gene encoding QRFP-like peptide receptor — protein: MNNTECRQDIVMIDFNSSSPWVYKNESDFQNGSFPLTGTASSLSIASQSALIIFYGAATFLSLVGNSMVVLVLTRDALKRTDLNVYLINLAFADITMAVFCMPFSFTEVMLQGWIWGEVMCPLVRFSQQTSVLVSIFTLVTIGVDRYYGVVHPLMIRVTKTRARLIVVLIWVLSSGLAIPQLVVSRQVVYSNGDVNMCEEIWANNYEFGYTIAFMIVSYALPVVVLCGTYLRIGTELWGKAPADVGRIDDNNQARQRKKIIKMLCTVVIMFVVSWLPLHVFRFILDLHPEFVYGNPDRSYIFFFCAHWLAMSHSFMNPIVYSFMNDRFRVELCHLLRQMVACRAARRRPAIQQRRKKMGNIEMVELKNQPGNTDGSMSQSPDPQACSPQSPLTFFNEIEGRGRRYTSPVLETILDIVDDRKPPRFETA